A region of the Fischerella sp. PCC 9605 genome:
TGATACTGATGGCAATTGTTATGCACATATCTTAGAGCAATTGGGACAAACATCTGGTGCGAGTCGCGTTTACCTGTTCGAGAATCACACAGATGAAACTGGACGCTTGCTTGCCAGTCAGCATGTAGAATGGTGTGCCAAGGGCATAAAACCAGAAATCGATAACCCTGCACTGCAAAACTTTCCCTTAGAAAAAGTTTTCCCTTGTTGGACTGAAGCGATCGGACGAGGTGAAATCATTGCAGGTATCGTGAGTGAATTTCCACAACCAAAGCGAAGAATTCTTGCTTCCCGCAAAGTTCTTTCCATCCTAGTTTTGCCTCTGATAGTGAACAACCAATTTTGGGGCTTCATAGGCTTCGATAATTGTCAAGAAGCACGTCTGTGGGACTCTTTAGAAGTGGATCTGCTAGCAGCAGCAGCGGCAGCAATTGCTTTACATCAAGAACGAGCATTAGCAGAAAAGGCGCTATTTCAAGCTAAAGATGAACTAGAAATCCAAGTAGAAAAGCGGACAAAGGCTTTAAGAAATACGAATCAGCAATTATTAGTAGAAATTGCTGAACGTACTGCTGCCGAGCGTGCTTTACAGATATCATTGGAAAATCTGAAAAAAGCCCAAGCCCAACTCGTCCAGAGCGAAAAAATGTCTTCTCTAGGTCAAATGGTTGCTGGTATAGCCCATGAAATCAACAATCCGATTGGTTTCATTGTTGGTAACTTGGGATACGCCAACGAGTATATATCCGACTTGCTAGAGATGCTATACCTATACCAAGAACATTATCCTCAACCAGTCTCAGCAATTGTAGAGCGATCGCAACAAATAGATTTTGACTTTTTGGTGACGGATCTGCCAAAGCTTTTAGAATCTATGCAATCTGGTGCTAAACGTATTAGTGATATTGTTGTTTCTTTAAGAAACTTCTCGCGCCTCGACGAAGCCGAGATGAAGCGCGTTAATTTGCATGAAGGCATCGACAACACCCTATTAATTTTGCAGCACCGGCTCAAATATAATAGTCACCATCCTGAAATTCAAATTATCAAAGAGTACGGTGAATTGCCTAATATTGAGTGCTATCCAGGCAAGCTTAATCAAGTCTTTTTTAATATTTTAAATAATGCAATTGATGCAATTGAAGAGTCATTAGTCATTAGTCATTTGTCATTTGCTAATGACAAAGGACTAATGACGAAGGACAAAGGAGTAATTCGCATTTGCACAGAACTTTCTCCTGCTGGTAATGTACGTATACGCATAGCTGATAACGGTCTTGGAATGAGCGAACAAGTCAAAGCACGAGTATTTGACCCCTTCTTTACCACTAAATCCGTGGGTAGTGGCACTGGTTTGGGATTAACTATTAGCTATCAAATAGTTGTTAAAAATCACAGAGGTGTTTTGAACTGTACTTCAGAACTAGGGCAAGGAACAGAATTTTGTATTGAAATTCCGATTTCCCAAACAAATTAAAGAGTAGAGACGTGCCATGGCACGTCTCTACAAAAATCTGGCGTTGCTGATTGAAAGTATGAAACTGTTAACATCAGATTTACAATCTACTGCCGTAGAAGCAATTCATGAATTGCTTCTACAAAATTCATACCTCGATTCAGCAATGCCCCTATCCCAATTTGGTATAATTCAGCAATAGCTCAAATTTGGTAGCGATCGCGCCTTGGTTATCGCCACAGAATTAGGCATACCGTTAGCCAAGCAGCATTGCAGGCACAATTAGAACTAGAACAAGAACGCCAAGGTGCTCAAAGGTTGGCTGAAAGATTGCGATCGCTTGGTATTGATGATAAGTAGCAACGCTATAAATTGCGCCTGGGCAAAAGCTAATCCAAAACCTCAAACTCAGCATCGTTCTTTTTCTACCCAGTGAGGTATGCATTACCTATTTAATTGCACTAAGATAAAGTCGCTCTTTTAATGCTAAAAGGACATGGGAGTATGGCAGCCCTTAAGCGTACCGCACAAGCCGTATGGCGTGGAAACTTAAAAAGCGGCAAAGGTGAAATTAGTGCTACCAGTGGAGTACTCCAAAACACTCCTTACAGCTTTGCAACTAGGTTTGAAAACTCCCCAGGCACCAATCCAGAAGAATTGATAGCAGCTGCTCATGCTGGCTGTTATAGCATGGCATTTGCATTTACATTAACTGAAAAAGGATACCAGCCTGAGAGCGTGCAAACGCAAGCAACTTGCATAATCGAACCGCAACAAACAGGTGGTTTCAAAATTACCAAGATCCATCTAGAAACTCAGGGACGTGTTCCTGGTATTGATACAGCAACCTTTCAGCAAATCGCGCAAGAAGCTGAAGCAGGATGCCCTGTCTCAAATGCTTTACGTGGCGGAGTAGAAATAGAATTGGATGCCACTTTGGCGTAATAGGTTTGTAGTAGCACTAAGTACAACATTGCATAAGTTCATGGCGAAATTTGGGCACTAAGACTCCGCGCCCCTCTGCGTTTTAAATCGCTATGCTTTTACGCAAAGCCGTACTAAGCGCTACTACAAACTAACTCCCAATCACTCTTTCAACTTAAATTCATCAAACTTGATAACTTCTGCATCTGGTTTGCGCGTATCAAAACGATAGCTACTTATCGTACCCGTACCTGTGTCAAAGATACTGAAAACAGTGATTTCATTACTAGCAATATATGGTATCGTCTGGCCATTTTCATCCAGCATAGGTGCAATAGTTGGCGTAACTGGTTCTAATCCATAGGGATCGCCAATTGCTACGTAATCCTGATTTTGCCAAGGTGGTAGGTTCTTGCGCTTTTTATCTTTATAGGCAGCGCCGTAAGAATTGCCGACATTAGAAGTTTCTAAAAAATGTATCCCCGATGGGCTGCAAAAGCGGTTCCATAAATGAGAATGTCCAAAAAACACTAACTGCACTTGTGCTGCTTCCAGCAGTGGCAGTAAATCACGAATAATGTAGTCTGCTTGCTTAGGATACTCGTAGCGCACTGCCTTGATATTACCATCTTCATCTCGTTCAATTATCTGCACTGGGTCAGTATAGGCAGGTACAATGTTGTCGCCTAAAGTATGAGGCGGATGATGCAACATCACTACTTTATACTTGGCTTGTTTAAACTCAGGGCTGTTGAGTTCTTGCACTAGCCAGTTATATTGCTGGCTATCTTTGGCAATAGGCTCATATATATGCTGTCCATAACCCCAATTTTCTGGATTGTCTAATTCTACTTCTGGTTCACCGTATTTTCCCTGCTTTCCACCATCAGTGTTGACATAACGCCACATATTCGTGGCATACAGCACTACTAAACGCACATCACCAAAACTGACTGCATAATAAGTTTTTCCACCTTCTGGACTTTCAGGTAAGGTAAAAATCTCTTCGTAGGTATCAGTATTAAAAGAGTTATCTTTGAGGAAGTTCTCCCCATATAATTTGAGAGCAACTGTACGGGGAATAGTATCGTTAAATTCTTCGTTCAAACTGTCTTTTCTAGCAAACCGTCCCATGACTTCATGATTGCCAATGCAAGTGAACATGGGCGCATGTTGAATAATCTGACCGCCAGTGTAGCTTGTTTTAGTACCGTTGCAGTCTATTTCATATTTGGCACGACCTTGCAAACATGGAAAAAACGCACCACCACGATTATCATCAAACCATTCACTAGCGCGATCGGGGATATTCGCTAAGTCACCGGCGAACCAAACTGCATCTATTTGCCCTATTGTTTCGACAACCTTTTGTAAATTTGCTGCCACCATTGGCTTAATTTGATGATCGGAGGTAAGCAGAATTTTCAGCGGTGTACCAGGAGTAGGAGTAGGTGCGAGGCTATACACATTACTGCTGACACTCTGACCATCTTCCCTTACACTCGTGACTCGATAAGCAAGATTTTTGTTGGGAGTTAAACTAGTTACCTCAGCTTCGTGTCGCCAGATATGGCGTTGGACGGGGTGTTGATAAACTTGTCCGTCTTGGGTTTGACTTCCTACTCGTGATTGTTGATCCTCACGAGTGCGACTCAGTTTGGTAGTTTTGGCACAGACTGTTGTAGCTAGATTTTCACCGTAGGAAACAAGATGCCTGTAACCAGCAAATTCGGTAAACCACACAACTCGCACTGAAGTTGGAGTTGGCAGTTGCAGAAATGGATCGGTTAGTAACTGAGGTGGTGATGTCATAAGTGGCTGCACAAAAAGAATTTGGTGATTGGTGATTCGTGATTGGGAAAGAACCTTGTTATGGTTCTTCCCCAGTACCTAGTACCTAGTACCCATTCTCCATTACCGACTGAGAGTGAATTCAATGAAACAGACCACTAGAAGAATAGGAGTTTCTCACCGACTTTCTATGATTTTAGTGTCATTTCCATCAGTATATTTTGGGTACTGCGTTCTGGCTCATTCTTAGCGGGATGACGTTGGATATAGGAACCATCTGATTTAAGTTCCCAGGCTTGGCGATTGTCTGCTAGGCTGATCTCTAGAATTTTTTGCAAAGTTTGTACAAGCTGCGGATCTTCAACTGGTGTAACGGCTTCTACACGTCTATCTAGGTTGCGGGGCATCCAATCAGCACTACCGATGTACACTTCATTGTGTCCGTGATTATGGAAATGAAAGATCCGAGAGTGTTCCAAAAAACGACCGATGACACTAATTACATGAATATTTTCGCTGACTTCTGGAACTTCAGGACGCAAGCAGCATATACCCCGAATAATTAGATCAATTTGTACCCCAGCTTGAGATGCTTCGTAGAGGATAGCAATGATTTGGGGATCGACCAAAGAGTTCATTTTAGCGATGATACGACCCGTTTTGCCGTTTTTGCAGTGTTCGATTTCGCGACGGATGAGGGCAATTATGCGATCGCGCATACTTACGGGAGATACTAGCAGCTTACGGTAAGAATGCTGACAAGAATAGCCCGTTAAATAATTAAATAAATCTGTTAAATCTGCGCCTAAGTCTTCTCGACAACTCAGCAGTCCGATATCAGTGTATAATTTCGCTGTTTTGGGATTGTAGTTGCCCGTGCCAATGTGGACGTAGCGACGAATATCTTCTCCTTCTTGACGCACTATGAGCACAATTTTGGTGTGAGTCTTCAACCCTACCAAGCCATAAACGACATGAACACCAGACTTTTCTAATTTCTGTGCCCAAGTAATGTTATTCTCTTCATCAAAACGGGCTTTTAATTCTACAAGGGCAGCAACTTGTTTACCGCTTTCAGCCGCAGCAATCAAAGAACTAACAATCTCCGAATCCCCAGAGGTGCGGTAAAGTGTCATTTTGATTGCTAGCACGTGGCGATCGCGGGCAGCTTGGACGATAAATTGTTCTACAGAGGCGGTGAAGGATTCGTAAGGATGATGCACCAGCAAATCATTTTGCCGGATCGCAGAGAAAATATCTTCTGGATCATCTAATTGAGCAATTTTACTAGCTTGATTTAAATGACGCAGACGAGGTGGAATGACTGGTGTCCAAGGTGGATCTTTGAGTTCAGGTAACGGCAAAGCCAGGAACGACATTAAATCCTTCAAATTCAGCAGTCCATCGATCTCATAAACATCACCCTCAGTCAGTTCCATTTCTTCAATTAACATCTGTCGCACTGACTTAGGCATTGATGGTTGAATTTCCAACCGCACCACCGAACCACGAAAGTGTCGTCCGCGTAACTCTTGCTGAATTGCTAATAGCAAATCATCTGCTTCATCTTCTACTACTGCGATATCGGCCTTGCGAGTCAGTCGAAACAGGTGATATTCCTTAATAATCATGCCTGGAAATAAGGCTTCTAAATTGTGCGCCACTACCTGTTCTATGGGTACACCTATCCACTGATTTGATTTACCGTTATGCTGTTGCAACTGTTTAGGTAACTCAATAAATCGAGGCAGAATATTGGGAACTTTGACTCTCGCAAACTTTTCTTCCCCTGTGGCTGGATCTTTAACAACTACTGCCAAGTTCAGACTAAGATTTGCCATCAAGGGGAAAGGATGACTAGGATCTACTGCCAAAGGCGTGAGAACCGGAAAAATCCGCTGTTTAAACAAATCTTGCAAATAAGAACGCTGTTCGGAACTTATGTCTTTGTAATTGAGAAGATAAATACCATGAAATGCCATTTCTGGACGCAGGACTTTCTCAAACAGATGATGTTGCTCAATTACCATTGGACGCAACAGTTGAGCGATCGCTTCTAATTGTTCTTGAGGAGTGCGACCATCTGGCGTTCGCTGGCTAACTCCGGCTTGGACTTGGTCTTTGAGAATTGCCACGCGCACCATGAAAAATTCATCTAGATTGGAACTGAAGATGGCTGCAAACTTCAGTCTCTCTAGTAAAGGTGTACGAGAATCTAACGCCTCATGTAAAACTCGACGATTGAATTCCAACCAACTTAGCTCTCGATTAAAGTAATACTGAGAATCGCTGAGGTTTATAGCTTTGGCTATCTCTTTAGATTTAGTCATGTTATTTGCATTAATTCTGAA
Encoded here:
- a CDS encoding GAF domain-containing sensor histidine kinase, whose translation is MLLGANAEILLCNAMGCKLLHRSEQELLGTTAFGAAWQVIQADGTKFANPKLLLSPQENLVLGIAHPQSDELMWLLVNTQPQDSAKQVICTFSNITARQSSEVSLRHTQSRLEQQNQVLLALAKRRTLAQGNLNTALGEITEAAASTLGVERVSVWLYNSDRSKIYCLNLYEQTPKRHSCGAELAAVDFPAYFQALETERTIAASDAYTDPRTCEFSTAYLPAVGVTSMLDAPIWLEGEMIGVVCHEYTGGVRHWTIEEQNFAGCIADLVILAMEADRRQKAQRALRQSEAKFHKLTAHMPGMIYQFIRHPDGSVDFPYASSYCREMFELEPEQMQQNAQLVLGQIHPDDRQSLDESIASSAQTLQPWRWEGRFITPSGKLKWLSGASRPEKLANGGILWDGLLMDITERKRTEAALAKRERYLAILVEVQRRLLADDTDGNCYAHILEQLGQTSGASRVYLFENHTDETGRLLASQHVEWCAKGIKPEIDNPALQNFPLEKVFPCWTEAIGRGEIIAGIVSEFPQPKRRILASRKVLSILVLPLIVNNQFWGFIGFDNCQEARLWDSLEVDLLAAAAAAIALHQERALAEKALFQAKDELEIQVEKRTKALRNTNQQLLVEIAERTAAERALQISLENLKKAQAQLVQSEKMSSLGQMVAGIAHEINNPIGFIVGNLGYANEYISDLLEMLYLYQEHYPQPVSAIVERSQQIDFDFLVTDLPKLLESMQSGAKRISDIVVSLRNFSRLDEAEMKRVNLHEGIDNTLLILQHRLKYNSHHPEIQIIKEYGELPNIECYPGKLNQVFFNILNNAIDAIEESLVISHLSFANDKGLMTKDKGVIRICTELSPAGNVRIRIADNGLGMSEQVKARVFDPFFTTKSVGSGTGLGLTISYQIVVKNHRGVLNCTSELGQGTEFCIEIPISQTN
- a CDS encoding OsmC family protein produces the protein MAALKRTAQAVWRGNLKSGKGEISATSGVLQNTPYSFATRFENSPGTNPEELIAAAHAGCYSMAFAFTLTEKGYQPESVQTQATCIIEPQQTGGFKITKIHLETQGRVPGIDTATFQQIAQEAEAGCPVSNALRGGVEIELDATLA
- a CDS encoding metallophosphoesterase family protein; this translates as MTSPPQLLTDPFLQLPTPTSVRVVWFTEFAGYRHLVSYGENLATTVCAKTTKLSRTREDQQSRVGSQTQDGQVYQHPVQRHIWRHEAEVTSLTPNKNLAYRVTSVREDGQSVSSNVYSLAPTPTPGTPLKILLTSDHQIKPMVAANLQKVVETIGQIDAVWFAGDLANIPDRASEWFDDNRGGAFFPCLQGRAKYEIDCNGTKTSYTGGQIIQHAPMFTCIGNHEVMGRFARKDSLNEEFNDTIPRTVALKLYGENFLKDNSFNTDTYEEIFTLPESPEGGKTYYAVSFGDVRLVVLYATNMWRYVNTDGGKQGKYGEPEVELDNPENWGYGQHIYEPIAKDSQQYNWLVQELNSPEFKQAKYKVVMLHHPPHTLGDNIVPAYTDPVQIIERDEDGNIKAVRYEYPKQADYIIRDLLPLLEAAQVQLVFFGHSHLWNRFCSPSGIHFLETSNVGNSYGAAYKDKKRKNLPPWQNQDYVAIGDPYGLEPVTPTIAPMLDENGQTIPYIASNEITVFSIFDTGTGTISSYRFDTRKPDAEVIKFDEFKLKE
- the ppk1 gene encoding polyphosphate kinase 1 — encoded protein: MTKSKEIAKAINLSDSQYYFNRELSWLEFNRRVLHEALDSRTPLLERLKFAAIFSSNLDEFFMVRVAILKDQVQAGVSQRTPDGRTPQEQLEAIAQLLRPMVIEQHHLFEKVLRPEMAFHGIYLLNYKDISSEQRSYLQDLFKQRIFPVLTPLAVDPSHPFPLMANLSLNLAVVVKDPATGEEKFARVKVPNILPRFIELPKQLQQHNGKSNQWIGVPIEQVVAHNLEALFPGMIIKEYHLFRLTRKADIAVVEDEADDLLLAIQQELRGRHFRGSVVRLEIQPSMPKSVRQMLIEEMELTEGDVYEIDGLLNLKDLMSFLALPLPELKDPPWTPVIPPRLRHLNQASKIAQLDDPEDIFSAIRQNDLLVHHPYESFTASVEQFIVQAARDRHVLAIKMTLYRTSGDSEIVSSLIAAAESGKQVAALVELKARFDEENNITWAQKLEKSGVHVVYGLVGLKTHTKIVLIVRQEGEDIRRYVHIGTGNYNPKTAKLYTDIGLLSCREDLGADLTDLFNYLTGYSCQHSYRKLLVSPVSMRDRIIALIRREIEHCKNGKTGRIIAKMNSLVDPQIIAILYEASQAGVQIDLIIRGICCLRPEVPEVSENIHVISVIGRFLEHSRIFHFHNHGHNEVYIGSADWMPRNLDRRVEAVTPVEDPQLVQTLQKILEISLADNRQAWELKSDGSYIQRHPAKNEPERSTQNILMEMTLKS